A segment of the Bacteroidota bacterium genome:
TTCTTTCATTTTACCTTATGTTTTAAATTTATCACAAAACTAAAACGCTAAAACCACTTGCACATGGATATAGGTCAAAAAATGTCATTTCGATTTAAGTCTGCTTAATGTTTCTTGTGCAATATCCAGATAAGAAGCTAATATTTTGTTTGTAACACGTTGTATTAAATAAGGATTTGTTTTGAGTAACAACAAATATCTTTGTTTGGCACTTAATGTGGCTCTAATTGTTATACCCTATAGTGTTGAAAAATATATGCCATCTCCAATATTAATGGGCTTACGAAAGGTGCGTTGGCAGTTTTTGTTCCTCATATATCCATTGCCATGCAGTTCCATTTCAGTTGATGTTGAGTTGAACCAACTCGCCTTCCTTTAACGACAATGGTTTTCTTAACTTTGCCGGACTTCCGTTCAGCGAAAAAAGAGCCAAATCGAGATTTCCGTGCAGCACCTGAAGGGTTGCTTTCCCTGTTTCGACTTTGCAGGTTCCCCAGGCCGAACCGTTGCTCCAGAAGTAAGTTCCGGGATCGGATGTAAACCTCATCGATTTTTCGACTCCTGAATAATGGAAACCGCTCAAAGCCAGAACCGAAGCCCAGCTGGCCATTGCCCTTGCATAATGATGGCCACATTCAGGTTCATCGTAAGGATTTCTTTTGTACCCATCGAAACGGTCGCGAATGCTTTTGATACATTTCAGGCCATTGGCTGTTTGTCCTTCATAGATCATACCCACAGCGGCGGTATATTCAAAACCGGTCATCGATTCAGCAAAAT
Coding sequences within it:
- a CDS encoding GH116 family glycosyl hydrolase, with the translated sequence GSAKLSDPDFQLGKGCLVDQLVGQYMAHICGLGYLASEKNIKITLKSIMKYNYVSDFSPLFNNMRSYVMVNESGLIMASWPNGRLKIPFPYFAESMTGFEYTAAVGMIYEGQTANGLKCIKSIRDRFDGYKRNPYDEPECGHHYARAMASWASVLALSGFHYSGVEKSMRFTSDPGTYFWSNGSAWGTCKVETGKATLQVLHGNLDLALFSLNGSPAKLRKPLSLKEGELVQLNIN